The Streptomyces sp. M92 nucleotide sequence CCCTCGAGCTGCCCGAGGACGCGGACACGGGCCGCTTCCACGCCGCCGCCGACCGGATCGAACGGGCGACGCGGCGGGCCCGTGAGCCGCTGCGGCTGGTCGACCTGCCGGGCCGGGACCGGGTCGTAGAAGCCCTGCGGGAGTGGCACGCCGCGCGGGAATGAGGCGCACCACCCTCTTCCGGACCGCCGCCGCGGCGGGCACCATGGGCCGGTCGGCTCCAACCCGAGTGCCGGCGGGGGGACTTGGTGGCTGAGGGCAGACCGTCGCTGGGCGGCAGAGTGGCGGCGCGCTGGAGTCGTGCCGAGACGACGGTGACCAAAGGACTGCTCCTGGCGGTCTTCTGCGTCGGCCTCCTGGCCCAGTTCGTCAAGCCGGTGGGTGACGCCCTGCAGGGAAAGACCTACATCGGCGGAGCGCTGCTCAGCATCGTGGGCTATGTGCTCTACGCCGAGGTGCTGCGGCTGAACACGGCGCACGACGCGCAGCGGGAGGGGACGCGGCAGCTGCACGAGACCGTCCGGCGGCTGAGCGACGAGGTGCGGGAACTGACCGCGCGGCTGCGCCCGCAGTCGGGCGAGGAAGCCACCGCGGACCGGTTGCTCCAGGAGTGCGCGCAGGCGCTCCGGCGCGGCGGCGAGATCGAGCTGTGGGCCATGTGCTTCACCGGGGAGACCTTCGTCGAACCGCTGCGCAGAGTGCTGGAGGACCTGCCGCCCGACCCGTCGAGAAGCGTGTCGGTCCGCGTTCTGGTGCCGGACTTCACCCGCCCCATCGAGGTCCCCGGCCTGGTGCGGCTCGCGGACGGCAGGCTGGCGGACGCCCCGGGGTTCCGCCGGCATCTGGTGGAGACGATCACCGGGTACGAGCGGGGGTTGCGCACGATGCGCGGCAGGATGGCCCGCAAGGCCCAGGGCACACTGTCCGTCGAGTTCCGGACGGTGCACATGTCCCCCTTCCTCAAGCTGTACGTCGTCGGCGACGAGGTGGTGTACGAGGGGATCTACGACAAGCTCGACGTCAGGCCGGACGAGTACCGTGCGCCGGTGCCGCCGGACCCGGAGGCCGACGGGGACCAGCTGCTCGACCTCATCGGACACGGTTCGCTGCTGACCCGCTGGAGCCGGTACGACGGTGAGCTGGGGCGCGAGGTCGTCGCCCGCAGGCGCGCGTTCTTCGGAACCCTCTGGGACGCGGCGACCTCGCTGGAGGCACGGTCCGCGCGTGGCGGGAGCGGTGCGTAGGCTCGCCCCATGAGTGAGCCCGGTCTGCGTGAGCGCAAGAAGCAGCGAATGTTCCAGGTGCTGTCGGACGTCGCGATCGAGCTCTTCGTGGAGAAGGGTTTCGACGCGGTGTCCGTGGCGGAGGTCGCCGCCGCGGCCGAGGTGTCCAAGCCGACGCTCTTCCGGTACTTCCCGGCCAAGGAGGACCTGGTCCTGCACCGCGTCGCCGACCACGAGGGCGAGGCGGCGCGGGTGGTGGCGCAGGGGCCCACGCCGCTGGCGGCGCTGCGCCGGCACTTCCTGGCGGGACTGGAGCGGTGCGACCCGGTGACCGGGCTCAACGACGATCCGGGCGTACTCGCCTTCCACACGCTGCTGTACGGGACGCCCGCACTAGTCGCCCGGCTGCACACCCACCTGGAGCGGTCGGAGGCGGCGCTGGGCCAGGCCCTGGGCGGGGACCTGGACGCCAGGCTCGCGGCCGGGCAGATCATCGCCGTACAGCGGGTGCTCGCGCTGGAGAACTGGCGGCGGATCGCGGCCGGGGAGCGGGTGGCCGCGGTGCGCGGGGACGCGGTGGCGGCGGCGGAGCGGGCGTTCGGGGTGCTGGCGGCCGGGCTGCCGTGGATCGCCTGAGCCGGACCGAGTCGGAATGAGTCGGGTTGAGTCGAGCCAGGTTGAGTTGCGGTAAATAATTTAACCTAGTCTCGGAATTTGGGTACGCTCGACGGAATGAGCTCACCCGACCCCGCCCTGCGGCACGCCCTCGCCCGCGAACGCGCCCACCACGACCACTGCCGCACCGCCCTCGCCGCCATGGCCGACGGCGCCCGGGAACACGTCGTCACCGGCGAGGACGTCTCCGCCTCCGGTGCCGACGCCGAAGTGCTCGGGTACCGGTTGCGCAGCCGGGCGAAGGAACTGCGCGAACTGCCCGAGGGCCCGCTGTTCTTCGGGCGGCTGGACTTCGCCGGGACGGACCCGGCGGGCGATCACGCGGGGCAGACGTATCACCTGGGCCGGCTGCGGATCACCGAGGACCCCGCCGCCCCGCCCCTGGTCGTCGACTGGCGCGCCCCCGTCTCCCGCGCCTTCTACCAGGCCACCGCCGCCGACCCGCGCGGCGTCGCCGTCCGCCGGCGCTTCGGCTGGGCGCCAGGCAGCCGCGGGGATTGCGCCGACCTCACGGGACTGGAGGACGAACACCTCGGCCGGGGCGAGTCCCGCGCGAGCGACATCGTGGCCCGGGAGATCGAACGGCCCCGCGTCGGACCCATGCGGGACATCGCGGCCACCATCCAGCCCGAGCAGGACGACCTCGTCCGCGCCGGCCTCACCGCCACGGTCTGCGTCCAGGGCGCCCCGGGCACCGGGAAGACCGCCGTCGGCCTCCACCGGGCCGCCTACCTGCTCTACACCCACCCGCGGCGCATCGCCCGCGGCGGCCTGCTGATCCTCGGCCCCAACCCCACCTTCCTCGCCTACATCGCCGAGGTGCTGCCCGCCCTCGGCGAGACCGGCGTACGGCAGTCCACCCTCGCCCGGGAGATCGCCCGGCACCCGGTCACCGCCACCGACGACGAGCGGGCCGCCGCCGTGAAGCACGACGCCCGGACGGCCGAGGTGCTGCGCCGCGCCCTGTACGCCCGCGTGAGCCCCGACGCCGCCGGCTCCCTCGCCGTGCCGGACGGCTCGTACCGCTGGCGGGTCCCGGCCGGCGAGCTGATCCGGATCGTGGCGGACGTACGGGAGGAGGGGCCGCCGTACACCGTGGGCCGGGAACGCGTGCGGGCCCGGATCGTGCGGTACGTCCAGGAGCAGGCCGAGCGGCGGAGCGGGCCGCGGACGGCCGCCTGGACGCGCCGGATCGAACGCGCCCGGCCCGTCACCGCGTTCCTCGACGCGGCCTGGCCCCGGGTGTGTCCCGAGGAGGTCGTCGCGGGGCTCCTCGGCGATCCGGGCGCGCTGGCGCGGGCCGCCGAGGGGCTGCTGGACGACGCGGAGCAGAAGGCGCTGCTGTGGACGGCGGCCGACGCGCGGCGGTCGTGGCGGTCGGCCCGCTGGACCGCCGCCGACCTGGTCCTCCTCGACGAGGTCGCCGGACTCCTCGAACACCCCGAGGGCTACGGGCACATCGTCGTCGACGAGGCCCAGGACCTGTCCCCGATGGAGTACCGGGCCATCGCCCGCCGGGCCGCCTTCGGCTCGCTCACCGTCCTCGGCGACCTGGCCCAGGGCACCACGCCGTGGGCCGCCCGGTCGTGGCGCACGGCCCTCGCCCACCTCGGTCGTCCGGACGCCCCGGTGACACCGCTGACCACCGGCTTCCGGGTGCCGCAGGCGGTCGTCGGCCTCACCAACCGGCTGCTGGCGCGGCTCGGCGTGGACGTGCCCGAGGCCCGCTCGCTGCGCGCGGACGGGGAGCTGTCGGTCCGCCCGGTCGCCGACGGCCGGGTCGTGGACGCGGCCGTCGACGCCGTACGGGCCGCCCTCACCCGGGACGGCTCCGTCGGTGTCGTCGCCGCCGACGCGGACGTACCCGGGCTGCGCGACGCCCTCGACGCGGCCGGCATCCCGGCCGGGGGGCCGAAGGAGCTGGGCGCCCGGGTGACCGTGGCGCCGGCGGGCGTCGTCAAGGGGCTGGAGTACGACCACGTCGTGGCCGTCGAACCGGCGGCGATCGCGGAGGCGGAGGGCGCCGGCGGGCGGGGCCTGCACCGGCTGTACGTGGTGCTCACCCGCGCGGTGTCCCGGCTGGACGTGGTGCACGCGCGGCCGCTGCCCTTCTGACGGCCGCCGCCCTCCTGCCGGCCCCGTGCCTTTCCGGCGGCCGCCGCCCGGGTCAGCGCCCGGTGATCACGTCCGCGACACGGGTGTACCCGTCCGTTCCGTGCCCGCGCGCGATGACCCGCCGGGCCTGCCCCTCGACGACCCGCATCAGGCTCGCGTCGATGCCGTGCGCCTCGGAGGCGTGGACGACGTGGGCCATGGTCGAGGCGGCCGAGGTGATCGGGTTCAGCTCGCCCGAGTAGGTACCGGCGTCGGTGTCGGCGGCGAACTCGGTGAACAGCGGCGGCAGGATCGCGGCGATGCCCTGCGCGAACGGTGCGAGTTCGGCGCCGGTGACGCCCTCCGCCCGGGCCACGGCGAGGGCGTGCGCGTAGCCCGCCATCGCCGTCCAGAAGATGTCGAGCAGCGCGATGTCGTACGCCGCGGCCCGCCCGGTGTCCTCGCCGAGGTGGGTGTGCGTGCCGCCGAGCGCCGCCAGCACCGGCCGGTGCTCCCGGTACAGCTCCTCGGGGCCGCTGTGCAGGAACACCGCGTCGTCCGTGCCGATGGTCGGGGTCGGGGTCATGATCGCCCCGTCGAGGTAGCGGACGCCGTGGCGGTCGGCCCACTCGGCCGTGTCCCGGGCCCGCGCGGGGGTGTCGGCGCTCAGGTTCACGACCGTGCGGCCCTTGAGGGCGGCGGTGACGGCGTCCTGGCGCAGTACGGCGTCGGAGGCGTCGTAGTTCACCACGCAGACGACGGTCAGCGGGGCGGCGGCGACCGCCTCCTCGGCGGAGGCCGCCGGGATCGCGCCCTGGGCGACCAGGTCGGCGTCCCGGCCGGGCGTGCGGTTCCAGACGGTGGTGCGCAGCCCGGCGGCCAGGAAGGCGGCGGCCAGCGCCCGGCCCATCGGGCCCAGGCCGAGCACGGTGACGGCCAAGGGCTGGTCGGTGTGTGCGGACATGCTTCAACTCCCGTACTGTGAAGAATAATTGCTGATGAATGGGGGCAGGGCATGGCGCACCGGCGCATCGATCCGAACGTCTGCGGAGTGACCGCCGCGATCGCCGTG carries:
- a CDS encoding ATP/GTP-binding protein, producing MAEGRPSLGGRVAARWSRAETTVTKGLLLAVFCVGLLAQFVKPVGDALQGKTYIGGALLSIVGYVLYAEVLRLNTAHDAQREGTRQLHETVRRLSDEVRELTARLRPQSGEEATADRLLQECAQALRRGGEIELWAMCFTGETFVEPLRRVLEDLPPDPSRSVSVRVLVPDFTRPIEVPGLVRLADGRLADAPGFRRHLVETITGYERGLRTMRGRMARKAQGTLSVEFRTVHMSPFLKLYVVGDEVVYEGIYDKLDVRPDEYRAPVPPDPEADGDQLLDLIGHGSLLTRWSRYDGELGREVVARRRAFFGTLWDAATSLEARSARGGSGA
- a CDS encoding TetR/AcrR family transcriptional regulator; amino-acid sequence: MSEPGLRERKKQRMFQVLSDVAIELFVEKGFDAVSVAEVAAAAEVSKPTLFRYFPAKEDLVLHRVADHEGEAARVVAQGPTPLAALRRHFLAGLERCDPVTGLNDDPGVLAFHTLLYGTPALVARLHTHLERSEAALGQALGGDLDARLAAGQIIAVQRVLALENWRRIAAGERVAAVRGDAVAAAERAFGVLAAGLPWIA
- a CDS encoding HelD family protein, encoding MSSPDPALRHALARERAHHDHCRTALAAMADGAREHVVTGEDVSASGADAEVLGYRLRSRAKELRELPEGPLFFGRLDFAGTDPAGDHAGQTYHLGRLRITEDPAAPPLVVDWRAPVSRAFYQATAADPRGVAVRRRFGWAPGSRGDCADLTGLEDEHLGRGESRASDIVAREIERPRVGPMRDIAATIQPEQDDLVRAGLTATVCVQGAPGTGKTAVGLHRAAYLLYTHPRRIARGGLLILGPNPTFLAYIAEVLPALGETGVRQSTLAREIARHPVTATDDERAAAVKHDARTAEVLRRALYARVSPDAAGSLAVPDGSYRWRVPAGELIRIVADVREEGPPYTVGRERVRARIVRYVQEQAERRSGPRTAAWTRRIERARPVTAFLDAAWPRVCPEEVVAGLLGDPGALARAAEGLLDDAEQKALLWTAADARRSWRSARWTAADLVLLDEVAGLLEHPEGYGHIVVDEAQDLSPMEYRAIARRAAFGSLTVLGDLAQGTTPWAARSWRTALAHLGRPDAPVTPLTTGFRVPQAVVGLTNRLLARLGVDVPEARSLRADGELSVRPVADGRVVDAAVDAVRAALTRDGSVGVVAADADVPGLRDALDAAGIPAGGPKELGARVTVAPAGVVKGLEYDHVVAVEPAAIAEAEGAGGRGLHRLYVVLTRAVSRLDVVHARPLPF
- a CDS encoding NAD(P)-dependent oxidoreductase, with the protein product MSAHTDQPLAVTVLGLGPMGRALAAAFLAAGLRTTVWNRTPGRDADLVAQGAIPAASAEEAVAAAPLTVVCVVNYDASDAVLRQDAVTAALKGRTVVNLSADTPARARDTAEWADRHGVRYLDGAIMTPTPTIGTDDAVFLHSGPEELYREHRPVLAALGGTHTHLGEDTGRAAAYDIALLDIFWTAMAGYAHALAVARAEGVTGAELAPFAQGIAAILPPLFTEFAADTDAGTYSGELNPITSAASTMAHVVHASEAHGIDASLMRVVEGQARRVIARGHGTDGYTRVADVITGR